From Puntigrus tetrazona isolate hp1 chromosome 8, ASM1883169v1, whole genome shotgun sequence, the proteins below share one genomic window:
- the si:dkey-190g11.3 gene encoding ATP synthase subunit C lysine N-methyltransferase: MQKCSVMEDSVEVILQHKSCELSHHTQEKPLVTAASGAFLVGVYGLWSLFALPGFRKVPICLKVPYLPSSRTQTQNVMKLLQGRAGCLADLGSGDGRLVFAAAVEGFQCAGFEINSILTGYARVKAKWKGIPSSSATFIKQDFWKTDLSKYKNVTLFLAPGVMEVLGRKLEKELPDEARVIACRFPFPDWTPTATEGEGLDQAWAYDMNAIRKLSTQATMR; encoded by the exons ATGCAAAAG tgTTCCGTTATGGAGGATTCGGTGGAGGTCATCCTTCAGCATAAAAGTTGCGAGCTCTCCCATCATACTCAGGAAAAGCCACTTGTCACAGCAGCCTCTGGCGCTTTCCTTGTGGGAGTTTATGGCCTCTGGTCATTATTTGCCCTTCCTGGTTTTCGAAAAGTACCCATATGTCTCAAG GTGCCTTATTTGCCCTCCAGTAGAACACAGACCCAGAATGTAATGAAACTCCTGCAGGGGAGAGCAGGGTGTCTGGCAGATCTGGGATCTGGTGACGGACGACTG GTATTTGCTGCCGCTGTAGAGGGTTTCCAGTGCGCTGGATTTGAAATTAATTCTATCCTAACTGGATATGCCAGAGTCAAAGCAAAGTGGAAGGGAATACCATCCAGCAGTGCAACTTTTATAAAGCAAGACTTTTGGAAG ACCGATTTGTCCAAATATAAGAATGTGACTCTTTTCTTGGCACCCGGAGTA ATGGAGGTGTTGGGTAGGAAACTGGAGAAGGAGTTACCAGATGAGGCTCGTGTGATTGCCTGTCGCTTCCCATTTCCTGACTGGACTCCCACAGCCACTGAGGGTGAAGGACTAGACCAGGCTTGGGCATATGATATGAATGCTATACGGAAGCTTTCAACACAAGCTACCATGAGATGA
- the pde4d gene encoding cAMP-specific 3',5'-cyclic phosphodiesterase 4D isoform X6: MPEANYLLSVSWGYIKFKRMLNRELTHLSEMSRSGNQVSEFISSTFLDKQHEVEMPSPQSQKDKEKKKRPMSQISGVKKLTHSSSLTNSNIPRFGVKTETEDELAKELEDVNKWGLNVFKVSEFSGNRPLTVMMYTIFQERDLLKTFKIPLDTFITYLMTLEDHYHADVAYHNNIHAADVTQSTHVLLSTPALEAVFTDLEILAAIFASAIHDVDHPGVSNQFLINTNSELALMYNDSSVLENHHLAVGFKLLQEENCDIFQNLTKKQRQSLRKMVIDIVLATDMSKHMNLLADLKTMVETKKVTSSGVLLLDNYSDRIQVLQNMVHCADLSNPTKPLQLYRQWTDRIMEEFFSQGDRERERGMEISPMCDKHNASVEKSQVGFIDYIVHPLWETWADLVHPDAQDILDTLEDNREWYQSTIPQSPSPALDTSSEGRRTAGQEKFQFELTLEEDGESDTEKDSGSPPDEEEEEEEENSCSDSKTLCTQDSECTEIPLDEQVGDAQEDEDEEDEQEEETEISEPCVLEEEEEEEEEEEEEDTANT; this comes from the exons ATGCCTGAGGCAAATTATTTGCTGTCAGTTTCTTGGGGATACATTAAG TTCAAGAGGATGTTGAATAGAGAATTGACTCACCTCTCAGAGATGAGCCGTTCTGGTAACCAGGTGTCTGAGTTCATCTCCAGTACATTCTTAG acAAGCAACATGAGGTGGAAATGCCATCGCCCCAGTCCCAGAAAGacaaggagaagaagaaaaggcCAATGTCCCAGATTAGTGGTGTAAAAAAATTAACGCACAGTTCCAGCCTTACCAACTCTAACATCCCTCGGTTTGGAGTTAAAACTGAAACAGAAGATGAGCTGGCCAag GAGCTTGAAGATGTAAATAAATGGGGCCTTAATGTCTTCAAAGTGTCAGAATTTTCTGGGAACAGACCTTTAACGGTTATGATGTACACAATATTCCAG GAGAGGGACTtgttaaagacatttaaaattcCCCTCGACACGTTTATCACCTATCTGATGACTTTAGAGGACCATTACCATGCTGACGTTGCCTATCACAACAACATCCACGCTGCTGATGTCACACAATCCACTCACGTCCTGTTATCAACCCCTGCCCTTGAG GCTGTGTTTACAGACCTTGAAATTCTTGCTGCCATATTTGCCAGTGCGATACATGATGTTGACCATCCTGGCGTCTCCAACCAGTTTCTCATCAACACTA ACTCTGAGCTGGCCCTCATGTATAACGATTCGTCTGTGTTGGAGAATCATCACCTGGCTGTAGGTTTTAAACTGCTGCAGGAAGAGAACTGTGACATCTTCCAGAACTTGACCAAGAAACAGAGACAGTCACTTCGCAAGATGGTCATTGACATT gttttGGCCACAGACATGTCTAAGCACATGAATTTGTTGGCCGATCTGAAAACCATGGTGGAGACCAAAAAAGTGACCAGTTCTGGGGTATTACTGCTGGATAACTACTCTGACAGGATACAG GTCTTGCAGAACATGGTGCACTGTGCAGACCTCAGTAACCCCACCAAGCCGCTGCAGCTGTACAGGCAGTGGACGGACCGCATCATGGAGGAGTTCTTCAGTCAGGGAGACAGAGAGCGGGAACGCGGCATGGAGATCAGCCCCATGTGCGACAAGCACAACGCCTCAGTCGAGAAGTCCCAG GTGGGCTTCATCGATTACATTGTCCACCCACTGTGGGAGACGTGGGCAGACCTGGTGCACCCAGACGCCCAGGACATCTTGGACACGCTGGAAGACAACAGGGAGTGGTACCAGAGCACCATCCCCCAGAGCCCCTCTCCGGCTCTGGACACCAGCAGCGAGGGCAGACGCACCGCCGGCCAGGAGAAGTTCCAGTTTGAACTGACTCTGGAGGAGGACGGGGAATCCGACACGGAGAAGGACAGCGGCAGCCCTCctgatgaagaggaagaggaagaggaagaaaacaGCTGCAGTGACTCTAAAACCCTTTGCACACAGGACTCTGAATGTACAGAGATCCCCCTGGATGAGCAGGTGGGGGACGCACAGGAGGACGAGGACGAGGAAGACGAGCAGGAGGAGGAAACGGAAATATCAGAACCCTGTGTTttagaggaggaagaggaggaggaggaggaggaggaggaagaggacacTGCCAACACATAA
- the rab3c gene encoding ras-related protein Rab-3C gives MELYGKMAATQDNKQKENSDQNFDYMFKLLIIGNSSVGKTSFLFRYADDTFTSAFVSTVGIDFKVKTVYKNDKRIKLQIWDTAGQERYRTITTAYYRGAMGFILMYDITNEESFAAVQDWATQIKTYSWDNAQVILAGNKCDMEEERIVSVDSGRLLAEQLGFEFFETSAKDNINVKQTFERLVDIICDKMSDTLEADPAVTTGTPTTRLTDDPSPPQQSDCSC, from the exons atgGAGTTATACGGAAAG ATGGCTGCTACGCAAGACAACAAACAAAAGGAGAACTCTGATCAAAACTTTGATTACATGTTCAAGTTGTTGATCATTGGGAACAGCAGCGTTGGAAAAACATCCTTCCTCTTCCGCTACGCTGATGATACGTTCACGTCTGCCTTTGTCAGTACGGTGGGCATCGACTTTAAGGTCAAAACTGTGTATAAGAACGACAAAAGGATCAAGCTTCAGATCTGG GACACAGCTGGGCAGGAAAGGTACAGGACCATCACCACTGCCTACTACAGAGGGGCCATGGGCTTTATCTTAATGTACGACATTACTAACGAGGAGTCTTTCGCTGCTGTACAGGACTG GGCGACCCAGATTAAGACATACTCTTGGGACAATGCCCAGGTAATCCTCGCAGGAAACAAATGTGACATGGAGGAGGAACGGATAGTGTCTGTGGACAGCGGGAGACTGCTAGCAGAACAGCTGg GATTTGAGTTTTTTGAGACGAGCGCAAAGGACAACATCAACGTCAAGCAGACTTTCGAGCGCTTGGTGGACATCATTTGCGACAAGATGTCAGACACACTTGAGGCCGACCCCGCCGTCACCACAGGAACGCCCACTACCAGACTGACGGACGACCCGTCACCCCCGCAGCAGTCTGACTGTAGCTGCTAG